In Crinalium epipsammum PCC 9333, the following are encoded in one genomic region:
- a CDS encoding DUF6816 family protein yields the protein MLRVFCNFCLVIILLFWSNAAQAGQLSQRLAQFSHWESKPPVSAASGDLIYPNWIEGTWNVTSTLVDLAAPLAPDVVTPGFESNRQYLNQPVSFTVSFVKASSTTQTGIILPLQTSTQVIADRAFNGLNIGRAYLGDRAIQSVKVDPNSPNRQITLLKGDRQLISIVTGRNSESPNSDQFVATEVSQQIFGSKPQLYFNTVETTTAYTLIQSKTPKIEADQVTAVYLSPQDPDYFKAIDKPVALYRYRLQLLPLE from the coding sequence ATGTTGAGAGTTTTTTGTAATTTTTGCTTGGTTATAATTCTACTATTCTGGAGTAATGCAGCGCAAGCAGGACAACTATCTCAACGTTTAGCACAGTTTTCTCATTGGGAAAGTAAACCACCTGTAAGTGCAGCTTCGGGAGATTTAATTTATCCAAATTGGATAGAAGGTACTTGGAATGTTACCAGTACTTTAGTAGATTTGGCTGCACCTTTAGCACCAGATGTAGTTACGCCTGGATTTGAAAGTAACCGTCAATATTTAAATCAACCTGTAAGTTTTACAGTAAGCTTTGTTAAAGCATCGTCTACAACTCAGACTGGGATAATATTACCTCTACAAACCAGTACTCAGGTAATTGCAGATCGGGCTTTTAATGGTTTAAATATTGGACGTGCTTATTTAGGCGATCGCGCAATTCAATCTGTTAAAGTTGATCCTAATTCTCCTAATCGTCAGATTACCTTATTAAAGGGCGATCGCCAATTAATCTCTATTGTCACAGGTAGAAATAGCGAAAGTCCTAACTCTGATCAATTTGTCGCTACAGAAGTTTCTCAGCAAATTTTTGGAAGTAAACCCCAACTTTATTTTAATACAGTAGAAACTACAACAGCTTACACACTTATACAGTCAAAAACTCCCAAAATTGAAGCTGATCAAGTTACAGCAGTTTATCTCTCACCCCAAGATCCAGATTATTTTAAAGCTATTGATAAACCAGTGGCTCTTTATCGCTATCGCTTGCAATTATTACCCCTAGAGTAA
- a CDS encoding orange carotenoid protein N-terminal domain-containing protein: MTFTTNNTSKEALQNFQQFDADTQLAVLWFGYLDIKDQLTPTNTTSAQEEAAAVFNIIQALPPEEQLQAQRDIITGADNQITRAYTSVSSSSKLDIWLRLAQGMEKGTVIQVPSDYQLPSETKQFVDKIKQIDFEERLNFMRSAVIEMGVKS; encoded by the coding sequence ATGACTTTTACAACAAACAACACCTCTAAAGAAGCATTACAAAATTTTCAGCAATTTGATGCAGATACTCAGCTAGCAGTTTTGTGGTTTGGTTACTTAGATATCAAAGATCAATTAACACCAACTAATACTACTTCTGCACAAGAAGAAGCTGCGGCTGTCTTCAATATAATCCAAGCATTACCACCAGAAGAACAGCTACAAGCACAACGTGATATTATCACCGGAGCAGACAATCAGATTACTCGCGCTTACACTTCGGTAAGTTCTAGCTCTAAGCTGGATATCTGGCTACGGTTAGCACAAGGAATGGAAAAAGGTACAGTTATCCAAGTACCTTCTGACTATCAATTGCCTTCTGAAACCAAGCAATTTGTAGATAAAATTAAGCAAATTGACTTTGAAGAGCGGCTTAATTTCATGCGGAGTGCGGTGATTGAGATGGGTGTCAAGTCTTAA